A region of Pseudoalteromonas aliena SW19 DNA encodes the following proteins:
- a CDS encoding SUI1 family translation initiation factor, protein MSDSQLVYSTDTGRISQPKPEKEVAGKIFKDGFLRIERQTKGRKGKGVMLVTGIDPKEHDLKKLAKVIKSKMGQGGAVKEGVIEVQGDDRDKLKAILEGLKFKVKIAGG, encoded by the coding sequence ATGAGTGATAGTCAGTTAGTATATTCAACAGATACGGGCAGAATAAGCCAACCAAAGCCAGAAAAAGAGGTCGCTGGTAAGATATTCAAAGACGGTTTTTTACGAATTGAACGCCAGACAAAAGGTCGTAAGGGAAAAGGCGTTATGCTGGTCACAGGTATAGACCCAAAAGAGCATGACCTAAAAAAATTAGCAAAAGTAATTAAAAGTAAAATGGGTCAAGGTGGTGCTGTTAAAGAGGGCGTTATAGAAGTACAAGGTGACGACCGCGATAAATTAAAAGCTATTTTAGAAGGCTTAAAATTTAAAGTAAAAATTGCGGGTGGTTAA
- a CDS encoding GAF domain-containing protein: MISSYLNKAQLSVNPTLISAELEKLEQHLKNTALPDVRWQYQIPELGEGGACSLFGYLQDEPFKLTDYIKSNEQTQRKLANLQSIVSYIELQTGVDWYGIYQSTNTSEGKQLLKLAYHGAPSRPLFPLTQAFATGSNNVQVALSNKGRVINNVEQYLAQGGEYYTCDPKVKSEVCLPLFNLQNDCVGIIDAEAFNNDFFDEKALAVLIACCIKIPHFLV; this comes from the coding sequence ATGATTTCCTCTTATTTAAATAAAGCACAACTAAGTGTTAATCCTACGCTGATTTCAGCAGAGCTTGAGAAGCTTGAACAACACCTCAAAAATACAGCTTTACCTGATGTTCGTTGGCAGTACCAAATACCGGAACTTGGCGAGGGCGGTGCATGCAGCTTATTTGGTTATTTACAGGATGAGCCATTCAAATTAACGGATTATATTAAAAGCAATGAGCAAACACAGCGTAAGCTGGCTAATTTACAAAGTATAGTGAGTTATATTGAATTACAAACGGGCGTGGATTGGTACGGTATTTATCAATCAACAAACACAAGTGAAGGTAAGCAGTTATTAAAACTAGCCTATCACGGGGCACCAAGTCGACCATTATTTCCGTTAACACAAGCATTTGCCACTGGTAGCAATAATGTGCAAGTTGCATTGTCTAACAAAGGACGTGTTATAAATAATGTTGAACAATACTTAGCTCAAGGTGGTGAGTATTATACGTGCGATCCAAAAGTTAAGTCTGAAGTGTGTTTGCCTTTGTTTAATCTTCAAAATGACTGTGTTGGTATCATTGATGCAGAAGCATTTAATAATGATTTTTTTGATGAGAAAGCGCTTGCAGTGCTAATCGCATGCTGTATTAAAATTCCTCACTTTTTAGTGTAA
- a CDS encoding DUF3379 family protein: MDELEFRRRTIAQPNDIDKELMEFADNNPERQSFINDMKEFDQYIQDALDIPVPENLADRILLNTSLKEKALQDEQAAGDNVVDARSRFKFDRVHLALAASFFVAIGAFFMSTEQNIAHEAGEHALAHVYYEINALDKKEPISLQSVNDKLAVLGGHIEELPGAITYAMFCDFKGEKGLHLIFESDFGPMTVFIVPSENKSFGFGDDNFRDERFEGHINRGSQADTILVASVGAPLNIYNERVTGAIRWL, from the coding sequence ATGGATGAACTTGAGTTTCGTCGCCGCACTATTGCGCAGCCAAACGACATTGATAAGGAGCTTATGGAGTTTGCCGACAATAACCCAGAGCGACAAAGTTTTATTAACGACATGAAAGAATTTGATCAATATATCCAAGATGCGCTTGATATACCTGTGCCTGAAAATCTTGCGGATCGCATTCTTTTAAACACATCATTAAAAGAAAAAGCGTTGCAAGATGAACAAGCAGCTGGTGACAATGTAGTAGATGCCCGCTCGCGATTTAAATTTGATCGCGTACATCTTGCATTAGCGGCATCATTTTTCGTCGCTATTGGTGCATTTTTTATGAGTACAGAGCAAAATATTGCCCACGAAGCAGGTGAACATGCCCTCGCCCACGTGTACTACGAAATTAATGCACTTGATAAGAAAGAACCGATTAGCTTGCAAAGCGTTAACGACAAGCTCGCTGTTTTAGGCGGTCATATCGAAGAGCTACCAGGTGCAATAACCTATGCGATGTTTTGCGATTTTAAAGGTGAAAAAGGCTTACATTTAATTTTTGAATCTGACTTTGGTCCTATGACTGTATTTATAGTGCCTTCTGAAAATAAGTCATTTGGCTTTGGCGATGATAATTTTCGTGATGAGCGTTTTGAAGGTCATATCAATCGAGGCTCACAAGCAGATACTATTTTAGTGGCAAGTGTTGGAGCTCCTCTCAATATTTATAACGAACGCGTTACAGGCGCCATTCGCTGGCTTTAA
- a CDS encoding STAS domain-containing protein, which translates to MSLTKNESIDGTTLTIQIKGKFDFNLVQSFRQAYAQINESIIKVVIDLRETEYMDSSALGMLLNMRKTIESQVSTIQISNCQPQLRKILQISRFDKKFDIS; encoded by the coding sequence ATGAGTTTAACTAAAAATGAGTCTATTGATGGCACTACTTTAACAATACAAATTAAGGGTAAATTTGACTTTAATTTAGTGCAGTCTTTTCGACAAGCCTATGCGCAAATAAATGAGAGTATTATTAAAGTTGTTATTGATTTAAGAGAAACAGAGTATATGGATAGCTCAGCCCTTGGCATGTTATTAAATATGAGAAAAACAATAGAAAGCCAAGTTAGCACTATTCAAATAAGTAACTGCCAACCACAATTAAGGAAAATATTACAGATCTCACGTTTCGATAAAAAATTTGATATTAGCTAA
- a CDS encoding Tim44 domain-containing protein: MKNIIVIFSLLALLCTASFDVQARKKFGSSKRGKTPATQQTAQKQKADTTTPTAAPKAKSNKKGIMAGVLGGLLAGGLIAAMLGDNFEGFQLLEMILLAGGLFILFKLITGFLRANRAPQLADGKLAGTSAQQNAFKQAPIEQTTSTGFASNAPQAPDVPFNLPSNFDVNGFLQGARSHYHTLQTAWNNADYTTMAEYLSPELVAEFTTEREAIENVDTEVMFIDAELVRADTNANLWQMSVRFSGKYRDLGDKKEQPILEIWHLERELADDAPWLIVGVEDLIDK; this comes from the coding sequence ATGAAAAACATCATCGTTATTTTTTCACTATTGGCATTATTATGTACTGCCAGTTTTGATGTACAGGCACGTAAAAAGTTTGGCAGCAGTAAACGCGGAAAAACGCCTGCAACACAACAAACAGCGCAAAAACAAAAAGCCGATACAACAACCCCAACGGCTGCACCTAAAGCTAAATCAAATAAAAAAGGCATTATGGCTGGTGTACTTGGTGGGCTCTTAGCTGGTGGCTTAATTGCAGCTATGCTAGGCGACAATTTTGAAGGTTTTCAGTTGCTAGAAATGATTTTATTAGCCGGTGGACTCTTTATTTTATTCAAATTAATAACAGGCTTTTTACGTGCTAATCGTGCACCGCAACTTGCAGATGGTAAGCTTGCAGGTACAAGTGCTCAGCAAAATGCGTTTAAACAAGCGCCTATAGAGCAAACGACAAGTACAGGCTTTGCAAGCAACGCACCACAAGCCCCAGATGTTCCTTTTAATTTACCATCTAACTTTGACGTAAATGGTTTTTTACAAGGTGCCCGTAGTCATTACCATACGCTACAAACTGCCTGGAATAATGCTGATTACACCACAATGGCTGAATACTTGAGCCCTGAACTTGTTGCCGAGTTTACAACTGAGCGTGAAGCCATAGAAAACGTAGACACTGAAGTTATGTTTATTGATGCTGAGCTTGTCCGTGCAGATACTAATGCCAATTTATGGCAAATGAGTGTTCGCTTTAGCGGGAAGTATCGTGATTTAGGCGATAAAAAAGAGCAGCCTATCTTAGAAATTTGGCACTTAGAGCGTGAGCTCGCAGATGATGCGCCTTGGTTAATTGTAGGTGTTGAAGATTTAATTGATAAATAA
- a CDS encoding sigma-70 family RNA polymerase sigma factor, with product MLGKKKSNNQVLINMVEKQKRYEALVHVYNKELYRFAYWLCRDPHIADDLVQETFLRAWRSLDSLLDQKAAKPWLLTILRRENARRFERKQFDYSDVENDTLVDETSHSLDDEMEQTVIQRQIALLSDEYREPLLLQVVMGCSGEEIADILDLNKNTVMTRLYRARNQLKEALSRDDEQLKGASK from the coding sequence ATGCTTGGAAAGAAAAAATCAAACAATCAGGTCTTAATTAATATGGTAGAGAAACAAAAACGCTATGAAGCCTTGGTGCACGTTTACAATAAGGAGCTTTATCGCTTTGCTTATTGGTTGTGCCGAGATCCGCACATAGCAGATGATTTAGTCCAAGAAACGTTTTTACGTGCTTGGCGTTCACTTGACTCTTTGCTTGACCAAAAAGCAGCTAAACCATGGCTACTGACTATATTACGCAGAGAAAATGCACGCAGATTTGAACGTAAACAGTTTGATTACAGCGACGTAGAAAACGACACGCTTGTTGATGAAACCAGCCATTCATTAGACGATGAAATGGAACAAACGGTAATTCAACGTCAAATTGCACTATTGTCAGATGAATACCGTGAGCCATTATTATTACAAGTTGTAATGGGGTGCTCTGGTGAAGAAATTGCAGACATACTCGATTTAAATAAAAACACGGTAATGACTCGTTTATACCGTGCTAGAAATCAACTTAAAGAGGCCTTAAGCCGTGATGATGAACAACTTAAAGGGGCATCAAAATAA
- a CDS encoding BatD family protein, whose product MVMRLFCCLLLLSAMPLWAATKLEASVNKNPVLAGEFFMLNISVDDTVKGDQPDTSALLKDFVVGPTSLSSRTNIVNGSINKQTTWSVKLMTRAEGDYTIPAFSVAGLTSQPIKLKVAKRSVDADKNNEIFLKTSLSSNSLFVQEAGVYTVKLYLAKELLDGSLSTPSMEDAQLTQLGKQKESYELVDGKRYLVITREYLIQPQKSGAYTIAGPAFQGRVQQNYRQLEVSALGDDQQLEIKPIPSDYKGAWLPSELVNLNEEWQPNDNTVEVGTPITRTITLTALGVTKEQLPEISMPTIDGIRSYPDKKENNNAVRDGRVVSQQTASYALLPQKPGTYTLPEIKLPWFNTKMNRISMATLPARTVTVIPSSNAISPAINNSQQNVNTLAPAPNNNVNVSHTQSVQVQNQTPLWLIIVAVLGYVLWIATVMFYWFNRSTKNTIKKSQPTASTINQPSLKKLVAAAKLNDNKAFYNELNNYAVQITNKNVGSIDALRDAVNDSQLDSHIAQLQAQLYSNKATSCELNAIIKILEKYQAQASKSQQPVLKDLYK is encoded by the coding sequence ATGGTAATGCGATTATTTTGCTGTTTATTGCTGTTAAGTGCGATGCCTTTGTGGGCTGCCACCAAATTAGAAGCCAGCGTAAATAAAAACCCTGTGTTAGCGGGTGAGTTTTTTATGCTTAATATATCGGTAGATGATACCGTTAAAGGCGATCAGCCTGATACGTCAGCACTATTAAAAGACTTTGTGGTAGGACCGACTAGCTTAAGCTCGCGCACCAATATTGTTAACGGCAGTATAAATAAACAAACTACGTGGTCTGTAAAGTTAATGACCCGTGCAGAGGGCGATTACACAATCCCAGCATTTAGCGTTGCGGGGTTAACCTCACAGCCTATTAAACTAAAAGTGGCAAAACGCTCTGTTGATGCAGATAAAAATAACGAAATATTTTTAAAAACGTCGCTCTCGAGTAATTCATTATTTGTGCAAGAAGCCGGTGTCTATACTGTTAAACTTTATCTGGCGAAAGAACTACTTGATGGCAGTTTAAGCACACCAAGTATGGAAGACGCTCAGCTGACCCAATTAGGTAAACAAAAAGAGAGTTATGAACTTGTTGACGGTAAACGCTACCTCGTTATTACTCGAGAGTATTTGATCCAGCCGCAAAAAAGTGGCGCTTACACAATTGCGGGCCCTGCTTTTCAAGGTCGAGTACAACAAAATTACCGACAATTAGAAGTGTCGGCCCTTGGCGACGATCAGCAACTAGAGATCAAACCCATTCCAAGTGATTATAAAGGTGCGTGGTTACCAAGTGAGCTAGTTAACCTTAACGAAGAGTGGCAGCCTAACGATAATACCGTCGAAGTAGGTACACCTATCACACGAACAATTACACTGACCGCACTTGGTGTCACAAAAGAGCAATTACCTGAAATTTCTATGCCCACCATTGATGGCATACGTAGTTACCCTGATAAAAAAGAAAATAACAATGCAGTACGTGATGGTCGAGTTGTATCGCAACAAACTGCTTCGTATGCGTTGCTACCACAAAAACCGGGGACTTACACCCTGCCTGAAATAAAGCTACCTTGGTTTAATACAAAAATGAATCGTATTAGCATGGCTACACTCCCAGCGCGAACAGTGACTGTAATACCAAGCAGTAATGCCATTAGCCCGGCAATAAATAACAGCCAGCAAAATGTAAATACGCTAGCTCCTGCGCCAAATAACAATGTAAACGTCTCACATACACAATCAGTGCAAGTACAAAATCAAACGCCTCTATGGCTTATTATTGTTGCAGTATTGGGTTATGTTTTATGGATTGCGACTGTGATGTTTTATTGGTTTAACCGTTCTACTAAAAACACCATAAAAAAATCACAGCCTACTGCAAGCACCATTAATCAACCTAGTTTAAAAAAGCTGGTTGCAGCCGCAAAATTAAACGACAATAAAGCATTTTATAATGAGCTTAATAATTATGCAGTGCAGATTACAAATAAAAATGTGGGTTCAATCGATGCATTACGCGACGCTGTAAATGACAGCCAATTAGATAGCCATATTGCCCAACTACAGGCACAACTTTATAGTAATAAAGCTACAAGCTGCGAGCTTAATGCTATCATTAAAATTCTTGAGAAATATCAAGCTCAAGCATCAAAGTCGCAACAACCTGTATTAAAAGATCTTTATAAATAA
- a CDS encoding fused response regulator/phosphatase gives MIHVLIVDDQTLNHILLSKMLEQEGYKISMAHNGLEALNVLEKNEIDVVLLDVLMPVMDGFEAAQLIKQRFNEVYLPIIFITSLDDQASFERCLEVGGDDFIHKPFDKVILHAKIKAHNRTRELSQKANQQKKMLQYHHNQIEREHEIIEHIFNNSLENQDKFKQHLDFNLSPASMFNGDMFLVAQSPIGNLYCMLGDFTGHGLAAAIGALPASHVFYSMVQKGMAVNDIASELNTLLYNLLPGHMFCAATIIELSASGKSISAWLGGLPDAYLIDKEGCVKQRLESQHMALGILDEDEFEHGVIHFETNQQMRLALATDGIIETANKGDEFFGEERFLDILKSRHMISCKNIVDDVSEFAQGNVQQDDVSIVLLNCLPLTAEKQSIEVFSTLAFNLSLSLNAKQIKQTDPVYDLVNILSSVGGLKAHRSNIFLLLSEAYNNALDHGVLGLDSNVKHQEDGFFKYYEMREKALAKLSDAMIIIDMRYCPETLSLYFIICDSGRGFISKADELEASNNEFGRGLSLLEEIAEKVTYNASGNQVEMCYKLS, from the coding sequence ATGATCCATGTGCTCATTGTTGACGACCAAACGCTTAATCACATTTTACTTAGTAAGATGCTAGAGCAAGAAGGTTATAAAATATCGATGGCTCATAATGGGCTTGAAGCATTAAATGTATTAGAAAAAAACGAGATTGATGTTGTTTTACTCGATGTTTTAATGCCAGTGATGGACGGTTTTGAAGCTGCGCAGTTGATTAAACAGCGTTTTAACGAAGTATACTTACCAATTATTTTTATCACCTCGTTAGACGACCAAGCAAGTTTTGAGCGTTGTTTGGAGGTTGGGGGTGATGATTTTATTCATAAACCCTTCGATAAAGTTATATTACACGCAAAAATCAAAGCGCATAATCGCACTCGAGAGCTTAGCCAAAAAGCGAATCAACAAAAAAAAATGCTCCAATATCACCATAACCAGATAGAGCGTGAACATGAAATAATTGAGCATATTTTTAATAATTCGTTAGAAAATCAGGATAAGTTTAAGCAACATCTTGATTTTAACCTCTCTCCTGCCTCTATGTTTAATGGGGATATGTTTTTAGTCGCACAAAGCCCAATTGGTAATTTATATTGTATGCTTGGCGACTTTACTGGACATGGCCTTGCTGCTGCTATTGGTGCGTTACCAGCTTCTCACGTATTTTACTCCATGGTACAAAAAGGCATGGCGGTTAATGATATTGCAAGTGAGCTCAACACTCTGCTTTATAATTTATTACCCGGACACATGTTTTGTGCAGCCACAATTATAGAACTTAGTGCCTCAGGAAAAAGCATATCAGCATGGCTGGGAGGCCTACCAGATGCGTACCTAATTGATAAAGAAGGGTGTGTTAAACAACGACTAGAATCCCAGCATATGGCATTGGGTATTTTGGATGAAGATGAGTTTGAGCATGGTGTTATTCATTTTGAAACAAACCAGCAAATGCGCCTTGCACTAGCAACTGATGGCATTATCGAAACTGCGAATAAAGGCGACGAATTTTTTGGCGAAGAGCGCTTTTTAGATATATTAAAGAGTAGGCACATGATCAGCTGTAAAAATATAGTTGATGACGTCAGTGAATTTGCACAAGGTAATGTACAACAAGATGATGTAAGTATTGTTTTGCTCAATTGCTTACCGTTGACGGCAGAAAAGCAATCGATAGAAGTGTTTTCGACATTAGCTTTTAATTTATCATTAAGCTTAAATGCCAAACAAATAAAACAAACCGATCCTGTTTATGATTTAGTGAATATTTTAAGCAGTGTGGGCGGGCTAAAAGCGCATCGTTCAAATATATTTTTACTTCTCTCTGAGGCTTATAATAATGCGCTTGATCATGGTGTATTGGGTCTTGATTCTAATGTTAAGCATCAAGAAGATGGTTTTTTTAAGTATTACGAAATGCGAGAAAAAGCACTAGCGAAGCTCAGCGATGCAATGATTATTATTGATATGCGTTATTGCCCAGAGACCTTGAGTTTATACTTTATCATTTGTGATTCAGGACGCGGCTTTATTAGTAAAGCTGATGAGCTGGAAGCTAGCAATAATGAATTCGGCCGAGGATTATCATTGCTTGAAGAAATAGCTGAAAAGGTCACTTATAATGCCAGTGGGAACCAAGTGGAAATGTGCTATAAGTTGAGCTAG
- a CDS encoding amino acid aminotransferase gives MFSVLKPLPTDPILGLMAAYKQDTNPNKIDLGVGVYKDEQGNTPVLKSVKKAEAFRLENEISKSYIGLAGNLDYCQKMEQLLLGEHQALLANRVRTAQAPGGTGALRVAAEFIARCNAKATIWVTNPTWANHISLFEAAGLTVKEYPYYDYENKDLLFDEMINTLKQVPKGDVVLLHACCHNPSGMDLSETQWNIVAELAKDVGFTPLIDIAYQGFGASLEEDARGLRILANAVEELIICSSCSKNFGLYRERIGACSLIAKDSAAADISNSVMLSVVRSIYSMPPAHGADIVNTILSSTELTQMWHSELDEMRNRINGLRSLIKETLATKDIAQDFSFIERQNGMFSFLGINKEQIARLQKEYAIYIVGSSRVNIAGVSKANIDYFANAVAAVCK, from the coding sequence ATGTTCTCAGTATTAAAACCATTACCAACCGACCCTATTCTTGGCCTTATGGCTGCATATAAACAAGATACGAATCCTAATAAAATAGATTTAGGCGTAGGTGTTTATAAAGATGAGCAAGGCAATACACCGGTTCTTAAATCGGTAAAAAAAGCAGAAGCATTTCGTCTCGAAAATGAAATCAGCAAGTCTTATATCGGTTTAGCGGGTAATTTAGATTATTGTCAAAAAATGGAGCAGTTACTATTAGGCGAGCATCAAGCGTTGCTAGCTAATCGCGTACGTACAGCACAGGCTCCTGGTGGAACTGGTGCACTGCGTGTTGCTGCTGAATTTATTGCTCGTTGCAATGCAAAAGCAACGATATGGGTTACTAACCCTACATGGGCCAATCACATTAGTTTATTTGAAGCCGCAGGCTTAACGGTAAAAGAATACCCATATTACGACTATGAAAATAAAGATCTATTATTTGATGAAATGATCAATACCCTAAAGCAAGTGCCTAAAGGTGATGTTGTTTTACTTCATGCATGTTGTCATAACCCAAGTGGCATGGATTTAAGTGAAACACAGTGGAATATAGTCGCTGAACTAGCAAAAGATGTTGGCTTTACACCGCTTATTGATATTGCATACCAAGGCTTTGGCGCATCACTTGAAGAAGATGCACGCGGTTTGCGTATTTTAGCTAATGCGGTTGAAGAGCTTATTATTTGTTCTTCATGCTCTAAAAACTTTGGCTTATATCGTGAACGTATTGGTGCCTGCTCACTTATTGCAAAAGACAGCGCAGCGGCTGATATTTCAAACTCGGTAATGCTAAGTGTCGTTCGTAGCATTTATTCAATGCCGCCAGCGCATGGTGCAGACATAGTAAATACTATTTTGAGCAGCACAGAACTGACACAAATGTGGCATTCTGAGCTTGATGAAATGCGAAACCGTATTAACGGTTTACGTAGCCTGATCAAAGAAACGCTAGCGACTAAAGACATCGCTCAAGATTTTTCATTTATTGAGCGCCAAAACGGTATGTTTTCTTTCTTAGGTATTAATAAAGAGCAAATTGCTCGCCTGCAAAAAGAATACGCAATTTATATTGTTGGCTCTAGCCGCGTAAATATAGCGGGTGTTAGTAAAGCAAATATTGATTACTTTGCTAATGCGGTTGCTGCTGTATGTAAATAA